One Avibacterium avium genomic window carries:
- a CDS encoding ABC transporter ATP-binding protein/permease — MNWSEVLLSSLQWILQSLLIVSIVFTLIFSLLVKTTDWASQFWRLAQPYLSVKKNWRPFAYFWVIIFFNLISVRLDILFSEWYNAMYTSLQEMNVTVFWQQMIVFSLLATVHVCNVLLTYYISQRFTIQWRTWLNQHYLDKWIKNKAYYKTQYGITQLDNPDQRIQQDIESYISRSLSFATGVISSSVSLVAFTLILWNLSGPMAILGIEIPHMMVFLVFTYVLITSLIAFRIGRPLIKLNFANERLNANYRYSLIRLKEYAESIAFYRGEKMEQNLLVQQFNRIIGNIWQLIYRTLKLSGFNLVVSQVSVIFPLLIQAVRYFNQQIKLGDLMQTAQAFGKVESALSFYRNAYDDFAAYRAVLDRLTGFQTAIEQASQPTKIQLHQTNGPLQVENLTIQTPNGEILLENLMLNLQQGDYLLIQGDSGVGKTTLLRSLAGLWPYAEGTVSYPTEQALFLSQKPYLPQGRLIDALYYPALADENVDFTSIEQIMQQVNLGHLSDRLEQENDWTRVLSLGEQQRLAFARLLLHKPLIAFLDEATASMDEGLEDAMYRLIRTALPNTTIISVGHRSTLLKHHALQLKILPTKKWALLK, encoded by the coding sequence ATGAATTGGTCAGAAGTCTTGTTATCTTCTTTGCAATGGATCTTGCAAAGTTTACTTATTGTCAGCATTGTTTTTACGCTTATTTTTAGTCTATTAGTAAAAACAACAGATTGGGCAAGTCAATTTTGGCGCTTGGCTCAACCTTATCTTTCAGTGAAAAAAAATTGGCGTCCGTTTGCTTACTTTTGGGTGATCATTTTCTTTAATTTGATCTCAGTGCGCTTGGATATTCTTTTTTCTGAATGGTATAACGCAATGTACACCAGCTTGCAGGAAATGAACGTAACGGTTTTTTGGCAGCAAATGATCGTTTTTTCACTGCTTGCAACAGTTCACGTTTGTAACGTACTTTTAACCTATTACATCTCTCAACGTTTCACCATTCAATGGCGAACTTGGTTGAACCAACATTATTTAGACAAATGGATCAAAAACAAAGCCTATTACAAAACTCAATATGGCATAACGCAGTTAGATAACCCCGATCAGCGTATTCAACAAGATATTGAATCCTATATCAGCCGCTCACTGAGCTTTGCAACAGGCGTGATCTCTTCCAGCGTTTCTTTAGTAGCATTTACCCTGATTTTATGGAATCTTTCTGGCCCAATGGCAATTTTAGGCATTGAAATTCCCCATATGATGGTATTTCTAGTGTTTACTTATGTGCTGATCACAAGTTTGATTGCCTTTAGAATTGGACGACCATTGATTAAGCTCAATTTTGCCAATGAAAGACTTAACGCAAATTATCGTTATTCTCTGATCCGCCTGAAAGAATACGCTGAAAGCATTGCATTTTATCGCGGTGAAAAAATGGAACAGAATCTACTGGTGCAACAATTCAACCGCATTATTGGCAATATTTGGCAATTAATTTACCGCACTTTAAAGTTATCAGGCTTTAATTTGGTGGTTTCTCAGGTTTCCGTGATTTTTCCATTGCTTATTCAAGCCGTGCGTTATTTTAACCAACAAATCAAATTAGGCGATTTAATGCAAACCGCGCAAGCTTTCGGAAAAGTGGAATCGGCCTTGTCCTTTTATCGTAATGCGTATGATGATTTTGCCGCTTACCGTGCCGTATTGGATCGTCTAACTGGTTTTCAAACAGCAATCGAACAAGCAAGCCAACCAACAAAAATTCAATTACACCAAACCAATGGCCCATTGCAGGTTGAAAATTTAACGATTCAAACACCAAATGGCGAAATTTTATTAGAAAATCTCATGCTGAATTTACAACAAGGCGATTATTTACTAATTCAAGGTGATTCTGGCGTGGGAAAAACAACCTTATTACGCAGCTTAGCAGGACTTTGGCCTTATGCAGAAGGAACTGTGAGCTACCCAACAGAACAAGCCCTATTTCTATCTCAAAAGCCTTATCTTCCACAAGGACGCTTAATCGATGCGCTTTATTATCCCGCATTAGCCGATGAAAATGTGGATTTCACAAGCATCGAACAGATTATGCAACAAGTAAATCTTGGCCATCTTAGTGATAGACTAGAACAAGAAAATGACTGGACACGAGTGCTTTCCCTTGGTGAGCAACAACGCCTAGCATTCGCCCGCTTATTATTGCATAAACCACTTATCGCTTTTCTTGATGAAGCTACGGCAAGTATGGATGAAGGGCTTGAAGATGCAATGTATCGCCTAATCCGAACCGCATTACCGAATACCACTATTATCAGTGTGGGTCATCGTTCTACCTTGCTAAAACACCACGCTCTACAACTTAAAATTCTGCCGACTAAAAAATGGGCATTGTTAAAATGA
- the cra gene encoding catabolite repressor/activator has product MKLDELAKLAGVSRTTVSYVVNGKAKQYRVSDKTIEKVQSLIKKYDFKPNAMAAGLRAGKTNTIGLIIPDFENMSYARIAHQLEQKFREKGYQLLIACSNDNPNNEMACAKHLFQRKIDALIVSTSLPADNLFYQQSEVPVFGFDRKISGDNVINVLSDDRNDAYRLAQDLFKQQSFNNVLFLGALPELPTSKERELGFREALKERSENSVEFLYSGQFHRDSAAQTFEQWLVTNSLPDALFVTSLTLLQGIFQVLLRQNKGIPQQLAIATFGDHEMLELLANKTLCAVQDHKKIADKLLNLVLERLNHKSESESLPEPTKVLRDLVYHC; this is encoded by the coding sequence ATGAAACTTGATGAATTAGCTAAATTAGCTGGTGTTTCTCGCACAACGGTGAGCTATGTTGTTAATGGCAAGGCCAAACAATATCGCGTGAGTGATAAAACCATTGAAAAAGTGCAGTCGCTAATCAAAAAATACGATTTTAAACCGAATGCGATGGCGGCTGGGTTGAGAGCGGGAAAAACCAATACCATTGGGTTGATTATTCCTGATTTTGAAAATATGAGCTATGCGAGAATTGCTCATCAGCTTGAACAAAAGTTTCGTGAAAAAGGTTATCAGTTGCTGATTGCCTGTTCTAATGATAATCCAAATAATGAGATGGCTTGTGCCAAGCATCTTTTCCAACGCAAAATTGATGCGCTGATTGTTTCTACTTCATTGCCGGCGGATAATTTGTTTTATCAGCAAAGTGAAGTGCCAGTTTTTGGTTTTGACCGTAAGATCAGCGGGGATAATGTGATCAATGTGCTATCTGATGATAGAAATGATGCTTATCGTTTGGCGCAGGATTTGTTTAAACAGCAATCTTTTAATAACGTACTCTTTTTGGGCGCGTTACCTGAATTGCCAACCAGTAAAGAGCGTGAATTAGGCTTTCGTGAGGCATTAAAAGAGCGGTCAGAAAATTCGGTAGAATTTCTTTATAGTGGCCAATTCCACCGTGATTCTGCAGCGCAAACTTTTGAACAATGGCTTGTAACAAATTCGTTGCCAGATGCGTTGTTTGTTACGTCTTTGACATTGTTACAGGGTATATTCCAAGTGCTACTAAGACAGAATAAAGGGATTCCGCAACAATTAGCGATTGCTACTTTTGGGGATCACGAAATGTTGGAATTATTAGCCAATAAAACCTTATGTGCGGTGCAAGATCATAAGAAAATTGCCGATAAATTGCTTAATTTAGTGTTAGAACGGCTTAACCATAAATCTGAATCAGAAAGCTTACCAGAACCAACTAAGGTATTGCGCGATTTAGTTTATCATTGCTAA
- a CDS encoding SanA/YdcF family protein, which yields MLKSFFRYLFSFRWLSYLPRKFLQYSLFCLFLCVFVLVLIDQAIGFYVRQGIYTDINKLPYRPYGLVLGTSKYFAKNTPNLFYSYRLNAASELFKERKVDYLLLSGDNRTVEYNEPRTMFKDLKKMGVPEEYMYRDYAGFRTLDSVIRADQVFKAHSITIITQRFHCERALFIAKYHNIDAICFAAEYPSGYTFVRFREFFARVQAVLDLLIEKEPHFLGKPEPLPPPPLAD from the coding sequence ATGCTGAAATCCTTTTTCCGTTACCTTTTTTCTTTTCGGTGGCTGAGCTATCTACCACGCAAATTTTTGCAATACAGTCTGTTTTGTCTTTTTTTGTGTGTTTTCGTTTTGGTGCTGATCGATCAGGCAATCGGCTTTTACGTTCGCCAAGGTATTTATACGGACATCAATAAACTACCCTATCGCCCTTATGGGTTGGTGCTAGGCACATCAAAATATTTCGCTAAAAATACGCCAAATCTGTTTTATTCTTACCGTTTGAATGCAGCAAGTGAACTATTTAAAGAACGCAAAGTAGATTATTTACTGCTTAGCGGAGATAACCGCACTGTGGAATATAACGAACCACGCACAATGTTCAAAGATTTGAAAAAAATGGGGGTGCCAGAAGAGTATATGTATCGCGACTATGCAGGATTTCGCACCTTAGATTCTGTGATCCGCGCCGATCAAGTGTTTAAAGCCCATTCCATCACCATTATTACACAGCGTTTTCATTGTGAACGGGCTTTATTCATTGCCAAATATCATAATATTGACGCAATCTGCTTTGCGGCGGAATACCCGAGTGGTTATACCTTTGTACGTTTCCGCGAGTTTTTCGCAAGAGTACAGGCGGTGCTTGATCTTTTAATCGAAAAAGAACCGCACTTTTTAGGCAAACCAGAACCACTGCCGCCACCGCCTTTGGCTGATTAG
- the metX gene encoding homoserine O-acetyltransferase MetX: MAVQTATLFTQTPLNLTLGGELGHIDVAYQTYGKLNADKSNAVLICHALTGDAEPYNDDPNQAGWWQNFMGEGLALDTSKYFFICSNVLGGCKGTTGPASINPQTQKPYGSQFPHILVQDIVKVQKALIDYLEIPHLKGIVGGSFGGMQATQWAIDYPDFMDNIVNLCSSLYFSAEAIGFNHVMRQAIITDPNFNNGDYYDGEPPSQGLAIARMLGMLTYRTDIQLAKAFGRATKVEGQYWGDYFQVESYLSYQGQKFLDRFDANSYLHLLRALDLYDPALGYESTEQALSRIKARYTLIGVTNDQLFKAVDVRKSKTMLEQAGVDLSYHEFPSDYGHDAFLVAYDAFENPIRAGLENL, from the coding sequence ATGGCAGTACAAACAGCAACACTCTTTACACAAACACCGCTCAACCTCACCTTAGGTGGGGAGCTTGGACATATTGATGTTGCTTACCAAACCTATGGCAAGTTGAATGCGGATAAAAGCAATGCGGTGCTGATTTGCCACGCCTTAACTGGCGATGCTGAACCCTATAATGATGACCCTAATCAAGCAGGTTGGTGGCAAAATTTTATGGGAGAGGGCTTGGCGTTGGATACGTCAAAATATTTTTTCATTTGCTCTAACGTGCTAGGTGGCTGCAAAGGCACAACAGGGCCAGCATCAATCAATCCACAGACACAAAAGCCTTATGGCAGCCAGTTTCCGCATATCCTTGTGCAGGATATCGTCAAGGTGCAAAAAGCCCTGATCGATTATCTTGAAATCCCCCATTTAAAAGGCATTGTTGGTGGTTCGTTCGGCGGAATGCAAGCCACTCAATGGGCGATTGATTATCCTGATTTTATGGATAATATCGTCAATCTTTGTTCATCTCTTTATTTTAGTGCGGAAGCCATTGGTTTTAATCACGTTATGCGCCAAGCCATTATCACTGATCCTAATTTTAATAATGGCGATTATTATGACGGTGAACCGCCCTCGCAAGGGCTGGCAATTGCGCGAATGTTAGGAATGCTCACTTATCGCACGGATATTCAGCTAGCCAAAGCCTTTGGACGTGCCACGAAAGTAGAAGGGCAGTATTGGGGCGATTATTTTCAAGTGGAATCTTATCTCAGTTATCAAGGTCAAAAATTTCTCGATCGTTTTGATGCCAATAGTTATTTGCATTTGTTGCGTGCATTGGATTTGTACGATCCTGCGTTAGGTTATGAAAGTACAGAGCAGGCATTGTCGCGTATTAAAGCGCGTTACACCTTGATTGGCGTGACTAATGATCAGCTTTTCAAAGCCGTGGACGTGAGAAAAAGTAAAACTATGCTTGAACAAGCTGGCGTTGATTTGAGCTATCACGAATTCCCTTCCGATTACGGCCACGATGCCTTTTTGGTGGCTTATGATGCCTTTGAAAATCCGATTAGGGCTGGTTTAGAAAATCTTTAG
- the treC gene encoding alpha,alpha-phosphotrehalase produces MTEKNTALWPAQSRPQWWKNGVIYQIYPKSFQDTTGNGIGDLQGIIQRLDYLQKLGVDAIWITPIYVSPQVDNGYDVADYCAIDPTCGTMQDFEQLVEQAHQRNIRIIMDMVFNHTSTEHQWFKAAQDPQSPYHQFYIWRGDDAKTPPNNWRSKFGGNAWKWNERVGKHYLHLFATEQADLNWENPQVRSELQKICHFWADKGVDGLRLDVINLVSKNQDFPNDNQGDGRRFYTDGPRIHEFMQELSREVFQPRNLMTVGEMSSTSLEHCQQYANNQGSELSMTFNFHHLKVDYPNGEKWTHAKPDFVELKQIFNYWQQGMHGKAWNALFWCNHDQPRIVSRFGDEGKWHQQSAKMLAMVLHGMEGTPYIYQGEEIGMTNPNFTEISQYRDVESLNMFAELREQGMDEDLLMKILAQKSRDNSRTPMQWNNGSYCGFSHVEPWIGVGRAEINVEHALADEQSVFYTYQRLIALRKQYPIFIEGNYQDLNPTSPDVWTYLRESAEEKLLVLANLTGKPQQIELPADLANQQWTLLENSHIQTSQPQVANQLTLEPFQGLYFYQK; encoded by the coding sequence ATGACAGAAAAAAACACCGCACTTTGGCCTGCGCAATCTCGTCCGCAATGGTGGAAAAATGGGGTAATTTATCAGATTTATCCGAAAAGTTTCCAAGATACCACAGGCAACGGCATTGGCGATTTGCAAGGCATAATTCAGCGTTTAGATTATCTGCAAAAACTGGGCGTAGATGCTATTTGGATCACACCAATTTATGTATCGCCACAGGTGGATAATGGCTATGATGTAGCCGATTATTGCGCTATTGATCCTACTTGCGGCACAATGCAAGATTTTGAACAGCTGGTTGAGCAAGCGCATCAACGCAATATCCGTATTATTATGGATATGGTGTTTAACCACACCTCAACGGAGCATCAATGGTTCAAAGCGGCGCAAGATCCGCAAAGCCCTTATCATCAATTTTATATTTGGCGTGGTGATGATGCCAAGACGCCACCGAATAATTGGCGTTCTAAATTTGGCGGCAATGCGTGGAAATGGAATGAGCGCGTTGGCAAACATTATTTGCACCTTTTCGCCACGGAACAGGCGGATCTGAATTGGGAAAATCCACAAGTGCGGTCAGAATTACAAAAGATTTGTCATTTCTGGGCAGACAAAGGCGTGGACGGCTTGCGTTTAGACGTGATCAATCTGGTTTCCAAAAACCAAGATTTTCCTAATGATAATCAAGGTGATGGCCGCCGTTTCTATACTGATGGCCCGCGCATTCACGAATTTATGCAAGAATTAAGCCGTGAAGTATTCCAACCGCGCAACCTGATGACGGTGGGCGAAATGTCCTCCACAAGCCTTGAACATTGTCAGCAATATGCTAACAATCAAGGTTCGGAATTATCAATGACCTTTAATTTCCATCATCTAAAAGTGGATTATCCAAATGGCGAAAAATGGACGCACGCCAAGCCAGATTTTGTGGAGTTAAAGCAAATTTTTAATTATTGGCAACAAGGAATGCATGGCAAAGCGTGGAATGCGCTCTTTTGGTGCAACCACGATCAGCCACGCATTGTTTCTCGTTTTGGTGATGAAGGCAAATGGCATCAGCAGTCTGCCAAAATGCTCGCAATGGTGCTGCACGGAATGGAAGGCACGCCTTATATTTATCAAGGCGAAGAAATCGGAATGACCAATCCAAATTTCACCGAAATCAGCCAATATCGTGATGTAGAAAGCCTAAATATGTTCGCCGAACTGCGTGAACAGGGAATGGACGAAGATCTATTAATGAAAATTTTGGCACAAAAATCGCGCGATAACAGCCGCACGCCAATGCAATGGAACAATGGCAGCTATTGCGGTTTTAGCCACGTTGAGCCTTGGATTGGCGTTGGACGTGCAGAGATTAACGTGGAACACGCGCTGGCAGATGAACAATCGGTATTTTATACTTATCAACGCCTCATCGCCTTACGTAAGCAATATCCGATTTTCATTGAGGGAAACTATCAAGATCTCAACCCAACTTCACCTGATGTATGGACTTATCTGCGTGAAAGTGCGGAGGAAAAATTGTTAGTTTTAGCCAATTTAACGGGTAAACCACAACAAATTGAACTGCCTGCGGATTTGGCAAATCAGCAATGGACATTGCTCGAAAACAGCCATATTCAAACCAGCCAGCCACAAGTGGCAAACCAGCTTACCCTTGAGCCATTCCAAGGGCTGTATTTCTATCAAAAATAA